GGGGGCAGTTCGGGGCAGGCCGGGCGGCGGGAGCGGCAGCCGAGACAGAGCCGGTCGTGACCACGTACCCTTTCGGCATGTCCACCCCCGCAACGGGCGCGGCCACAGTCGCGCCGCGCCGGTCGAGCCGGTTCGTTGCCTGGGTGCGCGCGTGGCGCGCCGGGCTGGTGCCGTACGACGAGGTCGCCGACGCCATCGCCGGCAACGAGGAACATCTCGTTGCGGACGCCCCGGGCACCTGGACCGACGTCCCGCTGGGCGCCGCGCTTCCGACTCTGGCCAAGCTCTCACCGGACGAGATCCGCCTGGTGCTGCCCGCGCCGGGCGACCCCCGGGGGCTGCCCGGCCCCGGTGACTTCGCCGGCGCGGCGCTGGTCACGGGTGAGGCGGTGGTGGCCGGCGGGCTCGGGTTGATCCCGGAGGTCCGCTCGCACACCTCCGGCTCCGGGGACTGCTTCGAGACGGTGCTGTGGCGGGTCTACCCGCTGCCGGCCAACGCGCCCGCCGCGTCACTCTCATTGCCCGGCGCCGCCGAGGCGGAGGCCGAGCTGGCCGCCGCGCTGGCCGAGACGACCGCCGCGCTGACCCGCCTCGACGTGGCCCAGTGGCGGCCCGAGCTGGCCGGTGCGCTGGCCGCGCTGCGCCGGCCCGACGGCGCCACCGACCTGCCACCGGGCTTCGACCCGCGGGCCCGTCGGCTCTTCGCCCGGGCCGCGGTCCTCGACCGGGTGCTCGCGCTGGCCGGGCACGCCGCCCCGGGCGGGGCGATCAACAACTACGAGGCGCAGCAACGGGACGCGGCTCTTCGCCCGTTGACCGCGGCCTGCCGGCAGGCGCTGGTGGCCGCCTGCAACGCCCCCCTGCGCCCCTGACCGGAGCCCCGCAACACCGGTTGGAATTTGGTCAGACCTCGTCGAGCAGGTCCGCGACCGAGTTGATGATCCGGGACGGGCGGTACGGGTAGCGCTCCGCCTCAGTGCGGCTGCTGATGCCGGTGAGCACCAGGATGGTCTCCAGCCCGGCCTCCAGGCCGCACAGGATGTCGGTGTCCATCCGGTCGCCGATCATCGCGGTGCTCTCCGAGTGAGCGTTGATCGTGTTGAGCGCCGAGCGCATCATCATCGGGTTCGGCTTGCCGACGAAGTACGGCTCCACCCCCGTCGCCTTGGAGATCATGGCGGCGACCGAGCCGGCGGCGGGCAGGGCGCCCTCCACGGAAGGGCCGGTCACGTCGGGGTTGGTGCAGATGAACCGGGCTCCGTCGTTGATCAGTCGGACGGCCTTGGTGATCGCCTCGAAGCTGTAGGTGCGGGTCTCGCCGAGCACCACGTAGTCGGGGGCGAAGTCGGTGAGCACGTAGCCGACCGCGTGCAGCGCCGTGGTCAGCCCGGCCTCACCGATGACGTACGCGGTGCCGCCCGGCCGCTGGTCGGCGAGGAACTGCCCGGTGGCCAGTGCCGACGACCAGATCGACTCCTCCGGCACGTCCAGTCCCATCCGGCTCAGCCGGGCCGTCAGGTCGCGCGGGGTGTAGATCGAGTTGTTGGTCAGCACCAGGAACGGCTTGCCGGAGGTGCGCAGCCGGTTGATGAACTCCGGTGCGCCGGGCACCGGCTGGCCCTCGTGCACCAGCACGCCGTCCATGTCGGTCAGCCAACTCTGCACGGGCTTGCGGTCATGCATGATGATCCTCAGAGGTCAGGGGCGGCGGGTCGGCACGCAACAGACGGTGGCGCAGGTGTCCCACATCGGCAGCTCGCCCAGGCGGCGGCGCAGCTGCGCACCGTCCGGGTCCGTCCGTTCGGTGACCAGCTCACGCACCATGGTCACGAAACGCGGGTCGGTGCCGGGGGTGTCGGCCCGGACGAAGTCCAGGCCGAGCTGCTTGGCCGTCTCCAGTGCCTCGGTGTCCAGGTCCCACACGACCTCCAGGTGATCGGAGACGAACCCGATCGGGCTGACCACCACGCTGGTGGTGCCGCTCTGGGCGAGGGTGGCCAGGTGGTCGTTGATGTCCGGTTCCAGCCACGGCACCTGCGGGGGGCCGGAGCGGCTCTGCCAGACCAGGTCGTACTCCAGCTCGGGCGCGGCGGCAGCGGCGACGAGGCGGGCGGTCTCGCGCAGCTGCGCCTCGTACCGGCCGCCGTGCGGGCCGGCGTTGGCAGCCATCGAACTGGGGATGGAGTGGGCGGTGAAGACCAGCCGGGTGGTGTCCCGCTTCGCCGGGTCGAGCTTGCCCAGGGCCGCCCGGACCGCGTCGGTGTGCGGCTCGACGAAACCGGGGTGGTCCCAGAACTGGCGCAGCTTCTCGATCACCGGCGCGTCCGCGCCGACTGCGGCCCGGGCGGCGGCGATGTCCTCCTGGTACTGCCGGCAGGAGGAGTAGCCGCCGTACGCGCTGGTGACGAAGGCCAGCGCCCGGGTGACCCCGTCGTCGCGCATCTGGGTCACCGTGTCGGCGAGCATCGGGTCCCAGTTGCGGTTGCCCCAGTAGACGGGCAGGTCGAGACCGTGCGCGGCGAAGTCGGCGCGGACGGCGGCCAGCAGGTCACGGCACTGCTGGTTGATCGGGGACACCCCACCGAAGTGCTGGTAGTGCTCGGCGACCTCGGTCAGCCGCTCGGGCGGCACGCCTCGGCCGCGGGTCACGTTCTGCAGGAACGGCATCACGTCCTCGGGCCGCTCCGGCCCACCGAAGGACACCAGCACCACCGCGTCGTAGGACATGGGGTCATTCTCGCCCCTCGGCCTGGACCGCCCGGCGACGCCCCCTGGTCCGGCCGCGCAGATCACGCGAACGGCTGTCGGGAGCGTCGCCGGTCGAGCACCAGGGAACGCCGGCAGGTATCGTCAGGAGCCGATGGCGTGGTAGCCGCCGTCGACGTGGACGATCTCGCCGGTGGTGGCCGGGAACCAGTCGGAGAGCAGCGCCAGGCAGGCCTTGGCGGCGGGCTCCTGGTCGGTGAGGCTCCAGCCCAGCGGGGCCCGCTCGGCCCAGGCGTCCTCGAACTGGTCGAAGCCGGGGATCGACTTGGCGGCGATGGTCCGCAGCGGCCCGGCGGCGACCAGGTTGCTGCGGATGCCCTGCTTGCCCAGGTGCATGGCCAGGTAGCGCGACGCCGACTCCAGGCCGGCCTTGGCCACGCCCATCCAGTCGTAGACCGGCCACGCCTTCGTCGCGTCGAAGGTCAGACCGACCACCGCGCCGCCGGGCGACATCAGCGGCAGCGCGGCCATGGCCAGCGACTTGTACGAGAAGGTGGAGACGTGCAGGGCGGTCGCCACGTCCTCCCACGGAGCGTCGAGGAAGCCGCCGCCGAGGCAGCTCTGCGGGGCAAAGCCGATCGAGTGCACCACACCGTCGAGGCCGTCGACGTGCTCGCGTACCCGGTCGGCGAGGCCGGCCAGGTGCTCGGTGTTGGTGACGTCCACCTCGATGACCGGGGCGGGCTCGGGCAGCCGCTTGGCGATCCGCTCGACCAGGGAAAGCCGGCCGTAGCCGGTGAGCACGA
This portion of the Micromonospora zamorensis genome encodes:
- a CDS encoding HAD-IIA family hydrolase, whose product is MHDRKPVQSWLTDMDGVLVHEGQPVPGAPEFINRLRTSGKPFLVLTNNSIYTPRDLTARLSRMGLDVPEESIWSSALATGQFLADQRPGGTAYVIGEAGLTTALHAVGYVLTDFAPDYVVLGETRTYSFEAITKAVRLINDGARFICTNPDVTGPSVEGALPAAGSVAAMISKATGVEPYFVGKPNPMMMRSALNTINAHSESTAMIGDRMDTDILCGLEAGLETILVLTGISSRTEAERYPYRPSRIINSVADLLDEV
- a CDS encoding ferrochelatase yields the protein MSYDAVVLVSFGGPERPEDVMPFLQNVTRGRGVPPERLTEVAEHYQHFGGVSPINQQCRDLLAAVRADFAAHGLDLPVYWGNRNWDPMLADTVTQMRDDGVTRALAFVTSAYGGYSSCRQYQEDIAAARAAVGADAPVIEKLRQFWDHPGFVEPHTDAVRAALGKLDPAKRDTTRLVFTAHSIPSSMAANAGPHGGRYEAQLRETARLVAAAAAPELEYDLVWQSRSGPPQVPWLEPDINDHLATLAQSGTTSVVVSPIGFVSDHLEVVWDLDTEALETAKQLGLDFVRADTPGTDPRFVTMVRELVTERTDPDGAQLRRRLGELPMWDTCATVCCVPTRRP
- the fabI gene encoding enoyl-ACP reductase FabI, translated to MSGLLAGKRLLVTGVITDASIAFSVAKLAQENGAQVVLTGYGRLSLVERIAKRLPEPAPVIEVDVTNTEHLAGLADRVREHVDGLDGVVHSIGFAPQSCLGGGFLDAPWEDVATALHVSTFSYKSLAMAALPLMSPGGAVVGLTFDATKAWPVYDWMGVAKAGLESASRYLAMHLGKQGIRSNLVAAGPLRTIAAKSIPGFDQFEDAWAERAPLGWSLTDQEPAAKACLALLSDWFPATTGEIVHVDGGYHAIGS